In Janthinobacterium sp. 67, a genomic segment contains:
- a CDS encoding DUF6328 family protein, with protein MPHTPHQDEDGQPGEDGDLSDLLSELRILLPGAQTLTAFLFLLPFNGGFAKIVQAEKIVFLATFFFSMASLVLLSAPAIQHRVMRPLQDRERFKRNADRIMMAGALSLAMAFILGTNLVISEVFGQAAGIVACALIGALVICMWWWLPLHWKRRKKI; from the coding sequence ATGCCACACACGCCACACCAGGATGAAGATGGCCAGCCAGGCGAGGACGGCGACTTGTCCGACCTGCTCAGCGAATTGCGCATCCTCTTGCCCGGCGCACAGACCTTGACGGCCTTTCTCTTCCTGCTGCCCTTCAATGGCGGCTTCGCGAAAATCGTGCAGGCGGAAAAGATCGTCTTCCTGGCCACCTTCTTCTTTTCCATGGCGAGCCTGGTGCTGCTCAGCGCCCCGGCCATCCAGCACCGCGTCATGCGCCCCCTGCAAGACCGCGAACGCTTCAAGCGCAATGCCGACCGCATCATGATGGCGGGCGCCCTGTCGTTGGCAATGGCGTTTATCCTCGGTACCAACCTCGTGATATCGGAAGTGTTCGGCCAGGCCGCCGGCATCGTCGCCTGCGCGCTGATCGGTGCACTCGTCATTTGCATGTGGTGGTGGCTGCCCCTGCATTGGAAGCGCAGGAAGAAGATTTGA
- a CDS encoding YidB family protein: MSALGNKSADGEAPSGLMASVMDLVNQHGGLPGLLQKFQESGLGDQVASWIGTGANAPVSGEQIKDALGSDTISQIAEKAGVAPDAASGGLAALLPQLIDKLTPDGQVPEGNDLVSQGLNMLKGKIFG, encoded by the coding sequence ATGAGCGCTTTGGGCAACAAGAGTGCTGACGGGGAAGCCCCATCGGGATTGATGGCCAGTGTGATGGACCTGGTCAACCAGCATGGCGGCTTGCCCGGCTTGCTGCAGAAATTCCAGGAAAGCGGCCTGGGCGACCAGGTGGCCAGCTGGATCGGCACGGGCGCCAATGCGCCCGTCTCCGGCGAACAGATCAAGGATGCGCTCGGTAGCGACACGATCAGCCAGATCGCGGAAAAAGCGGGCGTCGCACCGGACGCGGCCTCGGGCGGCCTGGCTGCCTTGCTGCCCCAACTGATCGACAAGCTGACCCCCGACGGTCAGGTGCCGGAAGGCAATGACCTCGTCAGCCAGGGTTTGAATATGCTCAAGGGCAAGATCTTCGGTTGA
- a CDS encoding DUF421 domain-containing protein, with amino-acid sequence MFDMDVPVWELVARAVVIYLALLLMVRMTGKRTVGQFTPFDLLVVMLLSEAVSNSLSGGDDSVPAGLILALTLICLNMLIAWLSSRSRKFAELVDGTPVLLGRDGQIFDDVVKKCRVAGGDVEQALREADCPLQDMKCAFLEADGKITILQK; translated from the coding sequence ATGTTCGATATGGATGTCCCGGTATGGGAACTGGTGGCGCGCGCCGTCGTCATCTACCTTGCCTTGCTGCTGATGGTGCGCATGACGGGCAAGCGGACGGTGGGGCAATTCACGCCGTTCGACTTGCTGGTCGTCATGCTGCTGAGCGAGGCCGTATCGAATTCCCTGTCCGGCGGCGACGACTCCGTACCCGCCGGCCTGATACTGGCATTGACCCTGATTTGCCTCAACATGCTGATCGCATGGCTGAGTTCGCGCAGCCGCAAGTTCGCCGAGCTGGTCGACGGCACGCCCGTGCTGCTGGGCCGCGATGGCCAGATTTTCGATGATGTCGTCAAAAAATGCCGGGTGGCCGGCGGCGACGTGGAGCAGGCGCTGCGCGAGGCCGATTGTCCCTTGCAGGACATGAAATGCGCGTTCTTGGAAGCGGACGGCAAGATCACCATTTTGCAAAAGTAA